The Fructilactobacillus ixorae genome has a window encoding:
- a CDS encoding ABC transporter permease yields MADELSGRNELAADELLELSKEAEKEATPSTIRVMLKEFKADKTAMASVIFIIAFILLVVIGSFLINVPQIMQTDLMGYYAKPFTNYILGGDSSGRPIFSQLIVGSRNSILIAIGLTAISSTFGIGYGLVSGYYGGYVDLTMQRVYDFMMIIPMLMTIIVLVTIIPHYNAITLTLLLSIFYWMGTSRLIRSSTLAEAQKDYVAASKVSGTSNLKIMFREILPNISSLIVVDTTLSFAENIGVETGLSYLGFGLPDGTPSLGTLIANANDPNNITQYWWTWLPAAVEIILLCLAISYVGQVLRRTANASQRRAS; encoded by the coding sequence ATGGCAGATGAGCTTAGTGGTCGCAATGAGTTGGCGGCTGACGAGTTGTTAGAACTTTCCAAAGAAGCGGAAAAAGAAGCTACCCCGAGTACGATTCGGGTGATGCTGAAGGAATTTAAAGCAGATAAAACCGCGATGGCTTCCGTAATTTTTATCATTGCTTTTATCCTGTTAGTGGTAATTGGTTCTTTCTTGATCAACGTACCCCAAATCATGCAGACCGATTTAATGGGTTACTACGCTAAACCCTTTACGAATTACATTTTAGGGGGTGATTCCTCCGGACGACCAATCTTTTCCCAGCTGATTGTTGGCTCTAGAAATTCCATTCTAATTGCGATTGGGTTAACTGCTATTTCATCCACCTTTGGGATTGGATATGGATTAGTGTCTGGCTACTACGGCGGATACGTCGACCTAACAATGCAACGGGTTTACGATTTTATGATGATTATCCCGATGTTAATGACCATTATCGTATTAGTGACGATTATCCCACACTATAATGCAATTACGTTAACCCTGCTCCTATCAATCTTTTACTGGATGGGAACGTCCCGCTTGATTCGATCTAGTACGTTGGCCGAGGCGCAAAAAGACTATGTGGCGGCTTCCAAAGTTTCTGGAACCAGTAACTTAAAAATCATGTTCCGTGAAATTTTACCGAACATTTCTTCATTAATTGTTGTTGATACCACATTATCATTCGCAGAAAACATCGGGGTTGAAACGGGACTATCCTACTTGGGATTCGGGCTTCCCGATGGGACTCCCTCGTTAGGGACGTTGATTGCGAACGCCAACGACCCGAACAACATTACCCAGTACTGGTGGACGTGGTTACCGGCCGCCGTAGAGATCATTCTGTTATGTTTAGCGATTAGTTACGTGGGACAAGTATTACGGCGCACTGCGAATGCTTCACAACGGCGCGCAAGTTAA
- a CDS encoding ABC transporter permease → MWKTILRRILIMIPELIVLSILVFWMAKAMPGDPFTGSINPKSNPAEIHRLMKANGLFDPWYVQYWHWVVNLFHGNLGMSYEYQMPVVDLIKQRGLNTLWLAVFTMILTYVIGLPLGIYAGKNEGKWSDTLIRIYTYVTMSIPFFVVLVIGIWIFGYALGWFPTAGSVSPSVSGLGPTLLSRLGHIILPGLLGALFGTVNIIQYLRSQVIDSKHSAFVKTEVAKGVPSQAIYRHHIFRNSVLPIAAFAGYSITGLLAGSIFTEMIFSYPGMGQLFLNAVNYRDYTVITTLVLLYGFLNLLGTLLSDIVLSIVDPRIRIE, encoded by the coding sequence ATGTGGAAAACAATTTTACGCCGAATCTTGATTATGATTCCCGAATTAATTGTCTTAAGTATCTTAGTGTTTTGGATGGCCAAAGCGATGCCGGGAGATCCATTTACCGGTTCAATTAACCCGAAGAGTAACCCCGCTGAAATTCACCGCTTGATGAAGGCTAACGGATTATTTGATCCGTGGTACGTGCAGTATTGGCACTGGGTCGTTAATTTATTCCATGGAAATTTAGGGATGAGTTACGAATATCAAATGCCAGTGGTGGATCTAATTAAGCAACGGGGACTTAACACGCTGTGGTTAGCGGTCTTTACGATGATTTTAACGTATGTAATTGGACTGCCATTAGGGATTTATGCCGGGAAGAACGAAGGTAAATGGTCGGATACGTTGATTCGAATCTATACCTACGTCACCATGTCAATTCCGTTTTTCGTGGTTCTGGTAATTGGAATCTGGATTTTTGGTTATGCCCTCGGATGGTTTCCAACTGCTGGTTCGGTCTCACCAAGTGTTTCCGGATTAGGACCAACATTACTATCGCGCTTAGGACACATCATCTTACCGGGACTGCTGGGGGCCTTGTTTGGAACTGTGAACATTATTCAGTACTTACGGTCCCAGGTAATTGATTCCAAACATTCGGCCTTTGTGAAAACGGAAGTTGCGAAGGGGGTTCCCAGTCAGGCCATTTATCGGCACCACATTTTTAGAAACTCGGTCTTGCCGATTGCCGCCTTTGCCGGCTACTCGATTACGGGGTTGCTAGCCGGGTCCATTTTTACCGAAATGATTTTCTCATACCCAGGGATGGGGCAACTGTTCTTAAATGCGGTGAACTACCGTGATTACACGGTTATCACGACGCTCGTGTTACTGTACGGATTCTTGAATCTGCTAGGGACTTTACTTTCAGACATTGTCTTGAGCATCGTGGATCCACGGATTCGGATTGAGTAG